Proteins encoded together in one Opisthocomus hoazin isolate bOpiHoa1 chromosome 27, bOpiHoa1.hap1, whole genome shotgun sequence window:
- the LOC104331289 gene encoding perilipin-3-like: MLQQQNLAPSSRNTLRDFCILPRAVRLPVLLELVMLGKLIDIPHYEHRHAAAEFSMASPKTTKKDLLKAEEQQQAKLTSFAEEETSGLAQSAVNRVTSLPLLNSAFNLVSSAYNHTKETHPYLSGVCNVAETVAAVAVGSVVGGAQPILNQLEPQIALVNEYACKGLDQLEENLPFLQQPADKVISNTKQLVSTKVTSAMDAACEAKEGAKDLVTNRVTEAMDLTKGAVQDGVEKTKSMVTSTVNTALDAAVSQAVAGGVESVLGISEDLVDHYLPMTEEELGKLATAVEGFGMASVEEQKQQQSYFVRLGSLSNKVRRRAYRHSLIKLQRVKQSTQDTLSRLQLAIKLIESVKQEVGQKLLDGQEKLYQLWVDWSLTQPKGNQVKTASQPEVESRTLAMLRIITQQLQPVYTNLRTSIQGLPSNIQEAVYQAARNIHKLHSSFSSAMSFQDLSSTMLAQSQDRVAEARRSLDDLFEYVTQNIPLNWLVGPFRAIAKGSRESRKQKKKDTVTDTKSPVLGKATSKEVAQAPKGPKGANRIPGEGCEVLEKLEEKAEKDADVALAAKEIKTKAPEEDL, translated from the exons ATGCTGCAGCAGCAAAACCTGGCTCCCTCTTCTAGGAACACTTTGCGGGATTTTTGTATCCTTCCCAGAGCTGTGAGACTGCCAGTGTTGCTGGAGTTGGTGATGCTGGGAAAGCTGATAGACATTCCCCACTACGAACACAGGCACG CTGCAGCCGAATTCAGCATGGCATCACCGAAGACCACAAAAAAAGATCTGCTGaaggctgaggaacagcagcaAGCG AAGCTAACTTCTTTTGCTGAAGAGGAAACTTCAGGGCTGGCTCAA AGTGCTGTCAATCGGGTAACCAGCTTACCCTTGCTCAACTCTGCATTCAACCTGGTCTCATCTGCCTACAACCACACCAAGGAGACGCATCCTTACCTCAGTGGGGTCTGCAATGTGGCTGAGACGGTGGCTGCTGTCGCAGTAGGCAGCGTGGTTGGTGGGGCACAGCCCATCCTGAACCAGCTTGAGCCACAAA TTGCACTTGTAAACGAATATGCCTGCAAAGGACTGGACCAGCTGGAGGAGAACTTGCCTTTTCTTCAACAGCCAGCAGATAAG GTCATCTCAAACACCAAGCAACTGGTTTCCACCAAAGTGACGTCTGCTATGGATGCTGCCTGTGAGGCAAAAGAA GGTGCAAAGGATCTGGTGACCAACAGAGTGACTGAAGCAATGGACCTAACCAAAGGGGCTGTTCAGGATGGTGTTGAGAAGACCAAATCAATGGTCACCTCTACAGTCAATACAGCTCTGGATGCT GCAGTGAGCCAAGCAGTGGCAGGTGGTGTGGAATCTGTCCTGGGTATATCAGAAGATCTGGTGGATCACTACCTCCCGATGACAGAGGAGGAACTAG GTAAACTGGCCACTGCTGTGGAGGGATTTGGTATGGCTTCCGTGGAggagcagaaacagcagcagagttACTTTGTGCGTCTGGGTTCCCTCTCTAACAAAGTCCGCCGCCGAGCCTACCGGCACTCCCTGATCAAACTGCAGCGCGTTAAGCAAAGCACCCAGGATACTCTCTCACGACTACAGCTGGCAATAAAACTG ATTGAATCTGTGAAACAAGAGGTTGGCCAGAAGCTTCTGGATGGGCAGGAGAAGCTCTATCAGCTGTGGGTGGACTGGAGCCTGACCCAGCCCAAAGGAAACCAAGTTAAAACTGCCTCCCAACCAGAG GTAGAGTCACGGACTCTAGCTATGCTGCGTATCATCACCCAGCAGCTACAACCTGTTTACACGAACCTGAGAACCAGCATCCAGGGCCTCCCCAGCAACATCCAAGAAGCTGTGTATCAGGCCGCTCGAAATATCCACAAACTCCATAGTTCTTTTTCCAGTGCTATGTCTTTCCAGGACCTCTCCAGCACCATGCTGGCCCAGAGCCAGGACCGTGTGGCAGAGGCCCGAAGGTCCCTAGATGACCTGTTTGAGTATGTAACTCAGAACATCCCTCTGAACTGGCTTGTGGGTCCCTTCAGGGCGATAGCTAAAGGGTCACGggagagcagaaagcagaagaagaaagataCGGTGACTGATACAAAATCACCCGTGCTGGGAAAGGCTACGTCAAAGGAGGTGGCTCAGGCACCCAAAGGGCCAAAGGGAGCAAACAGGATCCCAGGGGAAGGGTGTGAAGTGCTAGAGAAGctggaagagaaggcagagaaggacgCAGATGTGGCACTGGCTGCAAAGGAGATAAAAACTAAGGCACCAGAGGAAGATCTTTGA
- the TICAM1 gene encoding TIR domain-containing adapter molecule 1: MAQSAKLQPSFEDVFNILSQIPRDKLLRLKYKLKHLVFGPSSKLLQAMVLLTLGQEADARICLDAMGDNRAAQYVHQTKLGAAGVRGDGEDLQPAQLDAGARALLAQIYSVLAEEKLCSHEAMDKAFQAATKACNASEETEEDTLNSIPAEDQEKHSSATSTGPGDRFQTLRSDKGAGFHQAASPDYVVRSSPVQVGGNSDLSGPQTLRSLGSPSFPSRFEISASPTVGFRTQPSSHERVPRPSRLCEGSTGGAGQPNGDSQSHSPQETSWASRPSSHPRQDTGAQVPRPEEVLQLSSRHPTPPIPDAQLPALRAANQPEESSDVSSTVAAEPPAPKENAHKKQDEKQLSTDLPESRVTVGPGPAHMSTEDSCVPAGIPSNSASASISACSAPPPAYSFSSTFPSPPQGPPSNSSYPPPLHSSPSPAWPPPLQAVEPVPTSAPDAVKFFTFVVLHASEDEIVAQRVRDLLENMGVPNGATLCEDFSIAGRSHMTCFQDAMENSAFIILLLTKNFPCNLCMFQTNTVLMESILKPSKRDSVIPFVPKENPLERSQIPSTLGGLTPLDENSPGFSRTVRNTFTPSRINERKAMWDLMQKKKLQLHQERYQTLHNLSVLNLGSPPQVPPSAAWPQQLDQSPQQWWPPTSTVPPAAHPPPPTSHPMPPQMGPPPFQPLHLPSNHYAVMPGPGGIPPLIIQHARMVQIGNHNVMQVETMAPGPQDSEEGTR, translated from the coding sequence ATGGCACAGAGCGCCAAGCTCCAGCCGAGCTTCGAGGACGTTTTTAATATCCTATCCCAGATCCCACGAGATAAACTCCTTAGACTCAAATATAAACTGAAGCACTTAGTATTTGGGCCCAGCAGCAAATTACTGCAAGCCATGGTCCTGCTTACTCTGGGGCAAGAAGCAGATGCAAGAATTTGTTTGGATGCCATGGGAGATAACCGGGCAGCCCAGTACGTCCACCAGACCAAACTGGGCGCTGCAGGGGTGCGGGGAGATGGGGAGGATCTGCAGCCTGCCCAGCTGGATGCAGGTGCCAGGGCGCTTCTGGCACAGATCTACTCGGTGTTGGCGGAGGAAAAACTGTGCAGTCACGAAGCCATGGACAAAGCCTTCCAGGCTGCCACCAAAGCCTGCAACGCCAGCGAGGAAACTGAGGAGGACACACTCAACAGCATCCCAGCTGAGGACCAGGAAAAACACAGCTCTGCTACCAGCACGGGCCCGGGTGACAGATTTCAGACGCTGCGATCTGATAAGGGCGCAGGATTTCACCAGGCGGCCAGCCCAGACTACGTGGTGAGAAGTTCCCCGGTGCAGGTTGGAGGCAACTCGGACCTTTCAGGCCCACAGACCCTGCGCTCCCTGGGGAGCCCCTCTTTCCCCAGTCGCTTCGAGATCAGCGCGTCGCCCACGGTTGGTTTTCGCACGCAGCCCTCTTCCCACGAGCGCGTCCCCCGGCCCAGCCGGCTGTGCGAAGGGAGCACcggcggtgctgggcagcccaACGGGGACAGCCAGAGCCACAGCCCGCAGGAAACAAGCTGGGCCAGCAGACCCAGCTCTCATCCCAGGCAGGACACAGGCGCCCAAGTGCCCCGACCGGAGGAGGTTCTGCAGCTCAGTTCACGTCATCCGACTCCCCCCATTCCTGACGCGCAGCTGCCCGCGCTGCGTGCTGCGAACCAGCCCGAGGAAAGCAGTGATGTGTCCAGCACAGTGGCAGCAGAACCTCCGGCACCAAAAGAAAACGCACACAAAAAGCAAGATGAAAAGCAATTATCTACAGATCTTCCTGAGTCGAGAGTTACCGTGGGTCCTGGTCCTGCCCACATGTCCACGGAGGACTCCTGCGTTCCAGCAGGCATTCCTTCTAACTCTGCATCTGCTTCCATTTCAGCCtgttctgctcctcctcctgcctaTTCCTTCTCCTCaacctttccctctcctcctcaggGGCCTCCTTCCAACTCATCGtacccccctcccctccactcATCCCCCTCTCCAGCTTggcctcctcctctccaagcTGTAGAACCGGTGCCCACATCAGCGCCAGATGCTGTCAAGTTCTTCACTTTTGTTGTCCTGCATGCTAGCGAAGATGAGATTGTTGCCCAGCGGGtcagggacctgctggagaacatggGGGTTCCCAATGGTGCCACACTCTGTGAGGACTTCTCCATTGCCGGCCGCAGCCATATGACTTGCTTCCAGGATGCTATGGAAAACTCCGCTTTCATCATCCTTCTGCTGACCAAGAACTTCCCATGCAACCTGTGTATGTTTCAGACAAACACTGTTCTGATGGAGTCCATCCTGAAACCATCCAAGCGCGACTCGGTCATCCCTTTTGTACCCAAGGAGAACCCCCTGGAGCGGAGTCAGATTCCCAGCACGCTCGGTGGGCTGACACCCTTGGATGAGAACTCTCCTGGGTTCTCCCGGACAGTGCGGAACACCTTTACACCCAGCAGGATCAACGAGAGGAAAGCCATGTGGGACCTgatgcagaaaaagaaactacAGCTGCATCAGGAACGGTATCAAACACTCCACAACTTATCTGTTCTGAACCTTGGCTCCCCTccccaggtgcctccatcagcagCATGGCCGCAGCAGCTGGACCAGTCGCCCCAACAGTGGTGGCCCCCCACTTCGACTGTCCCTCCTGCCGCACACCCACCTCCTCCCACCAGTCACCCCATGCCTCCTCAGATGGGTCCCCCTCCTTTCCAACCACTTCATCTCCCATCAAACCACTATGCCGTGATGCCAGGTCCCGGAGGCATCCCGCCTCTCATCATCCAGCACGCTCGAATGGTTCAGATCGGGAACCACAACGTGATGCAGGTAGAAACCATGGCACCAGGTCCGCAGGACAGCGAGGAGGGAACCAGGTAG
- the FEM1A gene encoding protein fem-1 homolog A translates to MDLRTAVYNAARDGKLKLLQKLLGSRSREELEALTAGPGGGEGPGGGSTPLLIAARHGHLEVVEYLLDHCGARVEEGGSVNFDGETIEGAPPLWAASAAGHLGVVRSLLDHGASVNQTTLTNSTPLRAACFDGHLEIVRYLVGERGADLEVANRHGHTCLMISCYKGHREIARYLLEKGADVNRRSVKGNTALHDCAESGSLEILQLLLRSKARMEKDGYGMTPLLAASVTGHTNIVEYLIQGGLQQQEEEEVAGSQNGTCASGGSHQRCCSAGKENPQGCGEEGCERCCASASSQDEQQVPNVFCTREAAVEALELLGATFVDKKRDLLGAHKYWRRAMELRCEGGQYLPKPEPRQLVLAYDYSREVSSLEELEALITDPDEMRMQALLIRERILGPSHPDTSYYIRYRGAVYADSGNFERCINLWKYALDMQQGNLEPLSPMTASSFLSFAELFSYVLQDRSKGTLATHLGFSDLMGVLSKGVREVERALVHGKDPVVDSAQFTKTLAIILHLVFLLEKVECTPEQEHQKRQTIYRLLKCSPRAKNGFTPLHMAVDKDTTTVGRYPVGKFPSLHVVNLLLECGADPDSRDYDNNTPLHVAARNNCPLIMSALMEAGAHMDATNAFKQTAYELLDEKLLTKSMMQPFNYITLQCLAARALDKHKIPYKGFIPEELEAFIELH, encoded by the coding sequence ATGGACCTACGCACGGCTGTGTACAACGCCGCCCGCGATGGGAAGCtgaagctgctgcagaagctgttgggcagccggagccgggaggagctggaggcgctgacggcggggcccggcgggggtgAGGGCCCCGGGGGAGGCAGCACCCCGCTGCTGATCGCCGCCCGCCACGGGCACCTGGAGGTGGTGGAGTATCTGCTGGATCACTGCGGCGCGCGCGTGGAGGAGGGCGGCTCCGTCAACTTCGATGGGGAGACCATCGAGGGGGCCCCGCCGCTGTGGGCGGCCTCCGCCGCCGGGCACCTGGGGGTGGTGCGCAGCCTCCTGGACCACGGCGCCTCGGTGAACCAGACCACGCTGACCAACTCCACACCGCTGCGGGCCGCTTGCTTCGATGGGCACCTGGAGATCGTGCGCTACTTAGTCGGGGAGCGCGGCGCTGACCTGGAAGTAGCCAACAGGCACGGACACACTTGCTTGATGATTTCTTGCTACAAAGGGCACCGGGAGATTGCGCGGTACTTGCTAGAGAAAGGGGCTGATGTCAACCGCCGGAGCGTGAAGGGGAATACGGCCCTGCATGACTGCGCTGAGTCCGGCAGCCTGGAgatcctgcagctgctgctccgcTCCAAAGCCCGCATGGAGAAAGACGGCTATGGCATGACTCCGCTGCTAGCGGCCAGTGTCACCGGTCACACCAACATTGTGGAGTACCTCATCCAAggagggctgcagcagcaggaggaggaggaggttgcgGGCAGCCAGAATGGGACCTGTGCATCAGGTGGGAGCCATCAGAGGTGCTGCAGCGCTGGCAAGGAAAACCCTCAGGGCTGCGGTGAAGAGGGATGCGAGAGATGTTGCGCCTCAGCTTCCAGTCAGGATGAGCAGCAGGTCCCTAATGTGTTCTGCACTCGAGAGGCTGCTGTGGAAGCACTGGAATTGCTGGGTGCTACGTTTGTGGATAAGAAACGTGACCTTTTGGGAGCTCACAAGTACTGGCGAAGGGCGATGGAGCTTCGGTGTGAGGGCGGGCAGTACCTGCCTAAACCTGAGCCCCGGCAGCTGGTGTTGGCCTATGACTATTCCCGGGAAGTGAGTTCGCTGGAGGAACTGGAAGCCTTGATTACCGATCCGGATGAGATGCGCATGCAGGCACTGCTGATTAGGGAGCGCATCTTGGGTCCTTCCCACCCAGACACTTCCTATTACATCCGTTACCGAGGAGCAGTCTATGCTGACTCTGGCAACTTCGAACGCTGCATTAACCTGTGGAAATATGCTCTGGATATGCAGCAAGGCAACCTGGAGCCTCTCAGCCCGATGACCGCCAGcagtttcctttcctttgctgagCTGTTCTCGTACGTGCTTCAGGACCGCTCCAAAGGCACTTTAGCTACCCACTTGGGCTTCTCTGACCTCATGGGGGTACTGAGCAAAGGGGTCCGGGAGGTGGAGAGGGCACTCGTGCACGGCAAGGACCCTGTCGTTGACTCGGCGCAGTTCACCAAGACGCTGGCCATTATCCTCCACCTCGTCTTCTTGCTGGAGAAGGTGGAGTGCACCCCGGAGCAGGAACACCAGAAGCGCCAGACTATCTACCGCCTGCTGAAGTGCAGCCCCCGGGCCAAGAACGGCTTCACTCCTTTGCATATGGCTGTGGACAAAGATACCACAACAGTGGGACGTTATCCCGTGGGCAAGTTCCCATCGCTCCACGTTGTGAACTTGCTGCTGGAGTGTGGGGCTGACCCAGACAGCCGTGACTACGACAACAACACCCCGCTGCATGTTGCTGCCCGCAACAACTGCCCGCTGATCATGAGTGCCCTGATGGAGGCTGGAGCGCACATGGACGCCACCAATGCCTTCAAGCAGACCGCTTACGAGCTGCTGGACGAGAAGCTGCTCACCAAGAGCATGATGCAGCCCTTCAATTACATCACCCTCCAGTGCCTTGCTGCTCGCGCCCTGGACAAGCACAAGATTCCCTACAAGGGTTTCATCCCTGAGGAGCTGGAAGCCTTCATTGAACTGCACTAG